A single window of Flavobacteriales bacterium DNA harbors:
- a CDS encoding arginase, with translation MTDTGLTLVRVQADLGAGKKGAAQGAAALLEAARSSHVNTVLALPQVEIPLIASDDPPPDQTPFSKHIDVLLGYQRKVAEQITGLLHTGQLPIVISGDHSSAAGVIAGLKAAHPGERLGVIWIDAHADMHSPYTTPSGNLHGMPLAASLGEDNLACAIRQPDEHTIQQWNAMKNMASVAPKILGDDLCFIGVRSTEKAEDVLIKQHRIRNYTVNEVRSKGVPEIAEEVLKQLAHCTRIFVSFDVDCMDPSVSSATGTPVENGFFLEEARELVRTLLASPSICCFEITEINPTLEAGDQMARAALDVLKAGMESLTHA, from the coding sequence ATGACGGACACAGGTTTGACATTGGTTCGTGTCCAGGCTGACTTGGGTGCCGGAAAGAAAGGAGCAGCACAAGGTGCTGCAGCCCTTCTGGAGGCCGCAAGAAGCAGTCATGTGAACACGGTCCTTGCCTTGCCCCAGGTTGAGATTCCATTGATAGCATCCGACGATCCTCCGCCGGATCAAACGCCATTTTCCAAACACATCGATGTGTTGCTTGGCTACCAGCGAAAGGTGGCCGAGCAAATAACCGGTCTGCTTCACACCGGGCAGTTGCCCATTGTGATCAGCGGAGATCATAGCAGCGCTGCCGGTGTTATTGCCGGATTGAAAGCTGCTCATCCCGGGGAGCGGCTCGGTGTGATCTGGATCGATGCCCATGCCGATATGCATTCGCCCTATACCACACCTTCCGGCAACCTGCACGGAATGCCGTTGGCTGCTTCCCTGGGTGAAGACAACCTCGCCTGCGCCATCCGTCAGCCGGATGAACATACTATACAGCAATGGAATGCCATGAAGAACATGGCGTCTGTTGCCCCCAAGATCCTGGGAGACGACTTGTGCTTCATCGGTGTGAGGAGTACCGAAAAAGCAGAAGATGTGCTCATCAAACAGCACAGAATCCGCAATTATACGGTGAATGAAGTTCGCTCCAAAGGTGTACCCGAAATCGCTGAGGAAGTGCTGAAGCAATTGGCACACTGTACCCGGATATTTGTTTCGTTTGATGTGGATTGCATGGATCCTTCCGTATCCAGCGCAACCGGTACACCGGTGGAAAACGGATTTTTTCTGGAAGAAGCCCGTGAGTTGGTCCGCACACTGCTTGCATCCCCTTCGATATGCTGCTTCGAAATCACCGAGATCAACCCGACCCTGGAAGCAGGTGATCAAATGGCACGTGCCGCTCTCGATGTACTCAAAGCCGGAATGGAAAGCCTTACCCACGCCTGA
- the ffh gene encoding signal recognition particle protein: protein MFENLSDKLEKAFKLLKGQGQVTDINVAETLKEVRRALLDADVNFKIAKEFSETVKEKAIGQQVLTSVSPGQLLVKITHDELADLMGGDQTDINLQGSPAVILIAGLQGSGKTTFSAKLARYLKTKKGKMPLLAACDIYRPAAINQLQVLGEQVGVEVYTEEGNQDAVKIARNAITHAKSKGCNVVIVDTAGRLAIDEEMMKEIAAVKDAIKPSEILFVVDSMTGQDAVNTAKAFNDRLDFNGVVLTKLDGDTRGGAALSIRYVVRKPIKFVSTGEKMDAMDVFYPSRMADRILGMGDIVSLVEKAQEQFDEAEAKKLQKKIAKDQFDLNDFLDQIQQVKKMGNVKDLMGMIPGVGKAVKDLDIDDDAFKSVEAIIQSMTPRERKDPSILNGSRRDRVAKGSGTSIQEVNRLLKQFTEMRKVMKMMSNKSQMARMMARMPKR from the coding sequence ATGTTTGAAAATTTATCGGATAAATTAGAAAAAGCGTTCAAGCTGCTGAAAGGACAGGGGCAGGTCACCGACATCAATGTGGCTGAAACCCTGAAAGAAGTGAGGCGGGCGTTGCTGGATGCCGATGTCAACTTTAAAATAGCCAAGGAATTTTCGGAAACGGTCAAGGAGAAAGCGATCGGACAACAGGTATTGACTTCTGTTTCTCCGGGCCAGCTGTTGGTGAAAATCACCCATGATGAATTGGCCGACCTGATGGGGGGTGACCAGACCGACATCAACCTTCAGGGCAGCCCTGCGGTAATCCTGATTGCAGGACTCCAGGGGTCCGGTAAAACCACTTTCTCCGCCAAGCTGGCACGTTACCTGAAAACCAAAAAAGGAAAAATGCCTTTGCTGGCTGCTTGTGACATCTATCGCCCGGCGGCCATCAACCAGTTGCAGGTACTCGGTGAGCAGGTAGGTGTGGAAGTGTACACGGAAGAAGGCAACCAGGATGCAGTTAAGATCGCACGGAATGCCATCACACATGCCAAATCCAAAGGCTGCAATGTGGTAATCGTGGATACTGCCGGCCGCCTTGCCATCGATGAAGAAATGATGAAGGAGATCGCTGCCGTGAAGGATGCGATCAAGCCGTCTGAGATCCTCTTCGTGGTGGATTCCATGACCGGTCAGGATGCCGTCAATACAGCTAAGGCTTTCAACGACCGCCTCGATTTCAACGGTGTGGTGCTGACCAAGCTCGACGGTGATACCCGTGGTGGCGCCGCCCTGTCTATCCGCTACGTGGTTCGCAAACCCATTAAGTTCGTTAGCACCGGTGAGAAGATGGATGCAATGGACGTGTTCTATCCCTCAAGGATGGCCGACCGCATCCTCGGCATGGGCGACATCGTGTCCCTCGTCGAGAAAGCCCAGGAGCAGTTCGATGAAGCGGAAGCCAAGAAGCTGCAGAAGAAGATCGCCAAGGATCAGTTCGACCTGAACGATTTTCTCGACCAGATTCAACAGGTGAAGAAGATGGGGAACGTGAAAGACCTCATGGGGATGATTCCAGGCGTGGGCAAAGCTGTGAAAGACCTCGATATTGATGACGATGCCTTCAAAAGCGTGGAAGCCATTATCCAATCCATGACGCCCCGTGAGCGGAAAGATCCTTCGATCCTGAACGGAAGCCGCCGTGACCGCGTGGCCAAGGGCAGCGGAACGAGCATTCAGGAAGTGAACCGGTTGCTGAAACAGTTCACCGAAATGCGCAAGGTCATGAAGATGATG
- a CDS encoding arginine--tRNA ligase — MTLINKITEAFASCYGKEIPSASVQLQPTRSEFEGDVTLVVFPLLKFSGKKPEDTAADVGQFLLEQAPEVERFNVVKGFLNLVLADQHWSDAMQKLQSEDWWRPASSGLHMMVEYSSPNTNKPLHLGHIRNNLLGWSVAEILKACGHQVTKVNLVNDRGIHICKSMLAWQKWGNSETPASSHMKGDALVGKYYVLFDQKLKEQIRERMESGMDKETAENEAPLMEEARDMLRDWEADVPEVRKLWETMNAWVYAGFESTYRRLGVDFNETYYESKTYLLGKAKVEEALQKGVLYRKEDGSVWIDLEQDGLDQKLLLRSDGTSVYMTQDIGTAIQRFESHHLDRHIYVVGNEQDYHFKALALILKRMGYQWADHIHHLSYGMVDLPSGKMKSREGTVVDADDLMSEVVDAARVKTEELGKLEGLDASEAETLYETIGLGALKYFILKVDPRKRMLFNPEESIEINGNTGPFIQYTHARISSVLRKAEELGMKSWGSSDPAPSLHPGERGLIKVLLRFPEVLQDAGAQLSPALMANYSYELAKEYNQFYHDCPVIKAEDPSVAAWRLALSAVVQRTIRDAMGLLGIHVPERM; from the coding sequence ATGACCCTGATAAATAAGATCACCGAGGCTTTTGCCTCATGCTATGGAAAGGAGATCCCTTCCGCATCCGTTCAATTGCAACCCACCCGCTCCGAATTCGAAGGGGATGTTACCCTCGTGGTTTTTCCACTGCTGAAGTTCTCAGGAAAGAAACCCGAAGATACCGCAGCCGATGTGGGGCAGTTCTTACTGGAACAAGCACCGGAGGTGGAGCGGTTCAATGTGGTCAAAGGGTTCCTGAACCTGGTGCTGGCGGATCAACATTGGTCCGATGCCATGCAAAAATTGCAAAGCGAAGATTGGTGGCGCCCTGCATCTTCCGGACTGCACATGATGGTGGAATATTCATCTCCCAATACCAATAAGCCCTTACACCTTGGGCACATCCGCAACAACCTCCTCGGATGGTCCGTGGCTGAGATCCTCAAAGCATGCGGCCACCAGGTGACCAAAGTGAACCTGGTCAACGACCGTGGCATTCATATCTGCAAGTCGATGCTGGCCTGGCAAAAATGGGGCAACAGTGAAACACCCGCATCCTCGCACATGAAAGGAGATGCATTGGTGGGAAAGTACTACGTGCTGTTTGACCAGAAACTCAAAGAACAAATCAGGGAGCGGATGGAGTCCGGCATGGATAAAGAAACGGCGGAGAATGAAGCGCCTTTGATGGAGGAGGCGCGTGACATGTTGCGCGATTGGGAAGCTGACGTGCCTGAGGTGAGAAAGCTTTGGGAAACGATGAATGCATGGGTGTATGCAGGTTTTGAAAGTACGTACCGACGCCTGGGGGTTGATTTCAATGAAACGTACTACGAGTCAAAAACCTACCTGTTGGGTAAAGCAAAGGTTGAAGAAGCCCTGCAAAAAGGCGTGCTCTATCGCAAGGAGGATGGGTCGGTATGGATCGACCTGGAACAGGATGGCCTGGATCAGAAACTGCTCCTCCGTTCGGATGGAACTTCGGTTTACATGACCCAGGATATAGGTACTGCTATTCAGCGTTTTGAGAGCCATCACCTCGACCGTCACATCTATGTGGTGGGCAACGAGCAGGACTACCACTTCAAAGCCCTTGCGTTGATCCTGAAACGCATGGGGTATCAATGGGCCGATCACATCCATCACCTCTCATATGGTATGGTAGACCTGCCCTCAGGTAAAATGAAGTCGCGGGAAGGTACCGTGGTGGATGCCGATGACCTGATGAGTGAGGTGGTGGATGCGGCACGTGTAAAAACAGAGGAGTTGGGGAAATTGGAAGGCCTGGACGCCTCTGAAGCGGAAACTTTGTATGAAACCATCGGCCTGGGTGCGTTGAAATATTTCATCCTGAAGGTGGATCCCCGCAAGCGAATGTTGTTCAATCCCGAGGAGTCGATCGAGATTAACGGCAATACCGGACCTTTCATCCAATACACCCACGCACGCATTTCATCGGTGTTGCGAAAAGCAGAGGAGTTGGGTATGAAATCTTGGGGGAGCAGCGATCCGGCCCCCTCTCTGCATCCGGGCGAGCGCGGATTGATCAAGGTGTTGTTGCGTTTCCCCGAGGTGCTTCAGGATGCCGGCGCACAGCTGAGCCCAGCCCTGATGGCCAATTACAGCTACGAGCTTGCCAAGGAGTATAACCAGTTCTATCACGATTGCCCGGTCATTAAAGCTGAAGATCCTTCCGTGGCAGCATGGCGACTGGCGTTGTCGGCTGTGGTGCAACGAACCATCAGGGATGCCATGGGCTTGCTGGGTATCCATGTGCCCGAAAGAATGTAG